Within Thermococcus indicus, the genomic segment TTTCGGCTATTCCGAGCCTTTGGGCAGTTTTTAGGGCCCTCTCAAAGTCCTGTCCCATCTCCATCTGGCTCAGAATGAAGGTCGTGGTGGCGTTGAGCACCGCCTCCATGCCCTCAATTGAGTCCGCTAGGATGCCCTCGCGCAGGAGGGTGATGATCGGCGTCCCGGCCATCACGGTGGCCTCGAATAGGTACGGAAGGTCTCTTTTCTCGGCTTCCCCGATGAGGTCGGAGTAGTGAAAGGCCAGGGGCGGTTTGTTGCTCGTAACGATCCCCTTGCCGTCCCTGAGTGCCGCCAGATGCCACTTGTAGGCGTTTTTGTCGTTGGTCACGTCGACGACTATATCGGCGTCTACTTCCCTCACGGCCTCCTCCGGCGTAAAATTGTACACCTCGTAGTCGTTGGTCCACGAGGAGAGCTTTCCGAAGTTTTCCTTTACCATGAGCGCCTCCCTGAGGTCTATCCCCTCGGGAAGCCACACCGTTCCGCTCGTGTCGGAGATGCTCACAACCCTGAACTTAAGCAGGTACTTCTCGCGGAAGAACGCCTCCTTGCTGAGGAGAACGCGCGCGGCTGCCCGTCCGACGTTCCCAAAACCGAAGAGCGAGAGCTTCACCTCCCTCACACGCATCACCGCAAGAAGGGGGAGAAGAGGGGCTTAAATCCTTTTCACTTGTTGAGGATCACTTTTATGATGTCCATGTCCCTGACGATGCCGACCAGCTCGCCCTCTCCCCTGATTACCGGGAGCTGCTCTATCTCGTACTTGACCATCTTCTGGGCGACGTCGTAGACGCTCATGTGCGGTGTCGCAACGACCAGCTCGCGGTTCATTATGTCCTCAACGGGCTTTTTCGGCAGCTGGAGCTCGGCCTTCTCGAAGAGGAGCGTCGGGTTGCTCTCGAGTATCCAGTCCTCCTCGCTCGAGGCTGAAAGGGCGGTGCTCTTCATGACGCGGATGACCTCGCTGTCCTTGAGGATGTCCGTCTCGTCCACCATTCCGATCAGGTTGCCTTCGTCGTCGATGACCGGGATGGCCATGGCGTTGCACAGGAGGAGGGCCTTGAGGGCGGCCTTGAGCGGCGTTCCCCTCCAGACAACGCCCACGTTCTTCTGGTAGTAGTTCTCTATCGTCACGTTCTTCAGCTTCTCGTTCTTGGCGAGGTATCTGCGCACTATGTCGCCAACGGTTAGAACTCCTATAACCCTGTTCTCATCATCAACGACGACGACACGCCTGTAGTCCATCTCCAGCATCGCCCTGACGGCCTTTTTGAGGTCGTCGTTGGGCTTCACCGTTGGCACGTCCCTCTTAACCAGCATTGCAAGCTGCTCCTCATCAGGGTGAAGCAGAACCCGCTTTATACTTATGATACCGACGAGGGCCTTGGTGTTTTTGTTGATTACAGGGAATGACCTTACCTTATGCTTCCTGAAGAGTTCGAGGGCGTATTCCCTCGTGGCTGGAAGCTCCACAACCACCGGCTCCGAAGTCATCAAAGTCTTCACACGCATTTCCTTCACCACCGCTTTAAGTTAAAGCGCCCTCCTCCTATTTTAAGTTTTTCATTCAAAAATTGACAAAAAGGTGGGGCCTCATCCCAGAAGAACCGAGATGAAAACACCCGCAGCAACGGCGGTTCCGATAACGCCGGCAACGTTCGGCCCCATGGCGTGCATGAGGATGAAGTTGCCCGGGTCCTCCTCGCTGGCCATCCTCTGAACAACGCGCGCTCATCGGTACCGCTGAAACTCCGGCCGCACCTATCATCGGGTTTATCCTTCCTCCGGAGAGCTTCATCATGAGCTTTCCGAAGAGCACACCGCCGGCGGTGGCGCTGGCGAAGGCAACGATACCGAGGCCGAGGATCATCAGGGTCTCCTGGGTGAGGAAGCTGTCGGCGCGCATCGTTGAACCGACGCCGAGGCCGAGGAAGATGGTGACGATGTTCATGAGCTCCTCCTGGGCTGCCCTGCTGAGCCTCTCCACCACTCCGCTCTCCCTGAACAGGTTGCCTATCATGAGCATTCCAACGAGCGGGGCGGCGCTCGGGACGAGGAGGCCGATGACGATCATGCTGACTATCGGGAAGATTATCTTCTCCCTCTTGGACACGGGCCTGAGCTGCTCCATCCTGATCTTCCTTTCCTCCTTCGTGGTGAGCGCCCTGATGATGGGCGGCTGAATGAGCGGGACGAGGCTCATGTAGGAGTAGGCAGCCACCGCCGTCGCTCCAAGTATCTCGGGCGCGAGCTTCGTGGTGAGGTAGATTGTCGTCGGCCCGTCGGCGCCACCGATGATGCCTATGCTCGCTGCCTGGTGCAGGTTGAAGCCGAGGGCCAAAGCCGTCAGCATCGCTATGAACACACCTATCTGCGCCGCCGCACCCATGAGGGCCGTCTTTGGATCCGCTATCATCGGCCCGAAGTCGGTCATGGCTCCGAGGCCAAAGAATATTAGCAGGGGCACTATCTCCGTCCTGATGAGGGTGTAGTATATTATGTCGAAGATGCCCGGGGGCCCGTACTGCTGGTTGAGGTAGCTCAGCGTCGCGAAGATGTTCTCGGCTATCTCCTCCGGCAGGTTCGGGGCTATCGGCCAGTTGGCCAGGTGGCCGAGAGGAATGTTCACCAGCACGGCGCTTATGCCTATGGGAAGGAGGAGCAACGGCTCCATCTCGTAGCGTATGGCCAGGTAGACGAGCGCCAGCCCGACCATTATCATGACGATGTTGCCCCACGTCAGGTTCAGCAGGCCCATTCCCTGGAAGAACGCTATTATCTGCTCTACGATCCCCGTCATGACCCCTCACCCGAGTTCTATGAGTGCCTGTCCGGTGTCCACTGTGTCGCCTTCCTTGACGAGTATCTTCTTAACCACTCCGTCCTTTGGGGCGGGAATCTCGTTCTCCATCTTCATTGCTTCCAGGACGAGGAGTCCCTGTCCGGTCTTAACCTCTTCGCCCTCTTTTACAAGTATTCTCAAAATCTTACCCGGCATTGGAGCCGTCACGGCACCCTCGCCGGCGGGAGCGGGAGTCGGGGCCGCCGGGGCAACCGGAGCCGGAGCGGTGGCAGTCACTGGGGCTGGGGCGCTCGGGACACTCGGGGCGCTCGCAGCGGGAGCAGCGCTCAGGACACCCACGTCGATTCCAAGCCCCTTCGCTTCAACGGTGTACTCCTTGTCCTCAAAGGCGACCTTGAAGCGGCCGCCTCCGAGTTCCTCAACCTCAACCTCGTACTCAACACCATCGACGATGACCTTAACCTTCGCCATCTTCACCACTTCCCGATTTCGTAGTTGAAGTCCTCAACTTCCTCCATGCTCGACTGAACGCCGTACAGGCGCCATGCATCTGAAACCTTCCTCCTGAATGGCAGGGGCCTGAGCTGGGCGGCCTTCTCGGCGGTGTACGCGAGAACCGCGGCGGTTACAACCGCGAGGTCCCTCGGCGGTATGGCGGGCTTCTCCTCCTCGGCCGCGGCGGTCGGCGCGGGGGCAGCGGGTGCCCTTGCGGATGTCTCTTTCTCAACGAGCCTCCTCTCGCTCCAGCCGACCGCGTAGAGGACGACCGCCAGTATGCTGAGCACCATGAAGACTATGGTGACACCCAGCACCGTCAGGTTCAGGCCCTCCGCGAACTCGCTCATTACTACCATGCTAACACCTCACAGCGGTATGTTGCCGTGCTTCTTCGGCGGCAGCTTGACGCGCTTGCTCTCAAGGGCCTCGAGTGCGAGGATTATCTTGGCCCTGGTTTCAGCCGGGTCTATGACGTCGTCGATGTAGCCCCTCGCGGCGGCTACGTACGGGTTGGCGAACTTCTCCCTGTACTCGGCTATCTTCTGCTGCCTCACTTCCTCCGGGTTTTCGGCCGCCGCTATCTCCTTCCTGAAGATGATGTTGGCGGCTCCCTCCGGCCCCATGACGGCTATCTCCGCGGTCGGCCAGGCGAAGACGAAGTCGGCTCCAAGGTGCTTGCTTCCCATGGCGAGGTAGGCACCGCCGTAGGCTTTCCTGAGGACGATGGTGACGAGCGGGACGGTCGCCTCGGCGTAGGCGTAGAGTATCTTCGCCCCGTGTCTGATGATTCCGCCGTACTCCTGCTGGGTTCCAGGCAGGTAGCCCGGAACATCAACGAGGGTAACTATCGGGATGTTGAAGGCGTCGCAGGTTCTCACAAACCTGGCAATCTTGTCGGAGCTGTCTATGTCGAGAACGCCGGCGAAGTGTATCGGGTTGTTGGCGACTATACCGACGGTCTGGCCGTTCATCCTTCCGAAGCCGACAACGGCGTTCGGGGCGAAGTACGGGAGTATCTCGAGGAAGTCCGGGTTGCCGTTCTCGTCCCTGTCGACTATCTCGTAGATGACCTGTCTCACGTCGTAGCCCTTGTTCGGGTCGTCCGGAACGATGGAGTAGAGGTTCTCGGTCTTCCTGAAGGGCAGGTCGTTAGTCTTGACGCGCGGCGGCTTCTCCATGTTGTTGGAGGGCAGGTAACTTATGAGCCTCCTTATGAGTGCCAGAACCTCCTCGTCGCTCTTGCCGACCAGGTGGGCCTGGCCCGCTCTCTGCGCGTGAACCATGGCACCGCCGAGCTGGGTCGGAGTGACCTCGACGCCGGTAACGGCTTTAACGACCTGAGGCCCGGTGATGAACATGAAGCTCGCCGGGTTGTCCACCATCAGAATGAAGTCTCCTATCGCCGGGCTGTAAACGGCTCCACCGGCGCAGGGCCCCATTATCGCGGTTATCTGCGGAACAACACCGCTGAGAATCGTGTTCATCTTGAAGATATCGCCGTAACCCTTGAGCGAATCAACGCCCTCCTGGATTCTCGCTCCACCGGAGTCGTTGAGGCCTATCACCGGCGCTCCAGCCTCGAGTGCCAGCTCCATGACGCGCTTTATCTTCGCCGCGTGCATCTCACCGAGCGAGCCGCCCATGACCGTGAAATCCTGGGCGAACACGAAAACGAGTCTTCCGTCGATGGTTCCGTAGCCGGTGATGACGCCGTCCGCGGGCAGTTCCTTCTTGTCCATGCCGAACTCCGTTCCACGGTGCCTGACGAAAGCACCTATCTCGACGAAGCTTCCTGGGTCCAGGAGCTTCTCAATCCTCTCGCGGGCGGTCAGCTTGCCCTTGGCATGCTGCTTTTCAACGGCAGCCTCTCCGCCCATCTCAAGAACCTTCCTCTTCCTCTCATACAGCTCGTTGACCTTTTCCTCCATGCTCATGAGAACTCCCCCTGATGGCTTGGGTGCCCGGCACTTGTAGTTTGTAAAGTTTAAAAGGGT encodes:
- a CDS encoding homoserine dehydrogenase, whose translation is MREVKLSLFGFGNVGRAAARVLLSKEAFFREKYLLKFRVVSISDTSGTVWLPEGIDLREALMVKENFGKLSSWTNDYEVYNFTPEEAVREVDADIVVDVTNDKNAYKWHLAALRDGKGIVTSNKPPLAFHYSDLIGEAEKRDLPYLFEATVMAGTPIITLLREGILADSIEGMEAVLNATTTFILSQMEMGQDFERALKTAQRLGIAERDPSGDVLGIDAGYKATILHCLAFHPITFDDITVKGIAEVTLGEVRRARERGRTIRLVATVEKGKVVVEPREVPLGSPLTVESHENIAVIRTDLLGELVIRGAGAGLKETASGVVSDIVKASLSLGGA
- a CDS encoding carboxyl transferase domain-containing protein; protein product: MSMEEKVNELYERKRKVLEMGGEAAVEKQHAKGKLTARERIEKLLDPGSFVEIGAFVRHRGTEFGMDKKELPADGVITGYGTIDGRLVFVFAQDFTVMGGSLGEMHAAKIKRVMELALEAGAPVIGLNDSGGARIQEGVDSLKGYGDIFKMNTILSGVVPQITAIMGPCAGGAVYSPAIGDFILMVDNPASFMFITGPQVVKAVTGVEVTPTQLGGAMVHAQRAGQAHLVGKSDEEVLALIRRLISYLPSNNMEKPPRVKTNDLPFRKTENLYSIVPDDPNKGYDVRQVIYEIVDRDENGNPDFLEILPYFAPNAVVGFGRMNGQTVGIVANNPIHFAGVLDIDSSDKIARFVRTCDAFNIPIVTLVDVPGYLPGTQQEYGGIIRHGAKILYAYAEATVPLVTIVLRKAYGGAYLAMGSKHLGADFVFAWPTAEIAVMGPEGAANIIFRKEIAAAENPEEVRQQKIAEYREKFANPYVAAARGYIDDVIDPAETRAKIILALEALESKRVKLPPKKHGNIPL
- a CDS encoding biotin/lipoyl-containing protein, which gives rise to MAKVKVIVDGVEYEVEVEELGGGRFKVAFEDKEYTVEAKGLGIDVGVLSAAPAASAPSVPSAPAPVTATAPAPVAPAAPTPAPAGEGAVTAPMPGKILRILVKEGEEVKTGQGLLVLEAMKMENEIPAPKDGVVKKILVKEGDTVDTGQALIELG
- a CDS encoding OadG family protein, yielding MSEFAEGLNLTVLGVTIVFMVLSILAVVLYAVGWSERRLVEKETSARAPAAPAPTAAAEEEKPAIPPRDLAVVTAAVLAYTAEKAAQLRPLPFRRKVSDAWRLYGVQSSMEEVEDFNYEIGKW
- a CDS encoding CBS domain-containing protein, translated to MRVKTLMTSEPVVVELPATREYALELFRKHKVRSFPVINKNTKALVGIISIKRVLLHPDEEQLAMLVKRDVPTVKPNDDLKKAVRAMLEMDYRRVVVVDDENRVIGVLTVGDIVRRYLAKNEKLKNVTIENYYQKNVGVVWRGTPLKAALKALLLCNAMAIPVIDDEGNLIGMVDETDILKDSEVIRVMKSTALSASSEEDWILESNPTLLFEKAELQLPKKPVEDIMNRELVVATPHMSVYDVAQKMVKYEIEQLPVIRGEGELVGIVRDMDIIKVILNK